CCTCGCCGATGGCCAGCAGTGCGCCGTCCGGGCCGAGGACCGCGACCGTCTCTCCATCGGCGATCTCGGCGTCGACGGCGACCGCACGGCCGAATCCCAGGTCCGCCACGCCGCGCTCGTCCACGCGCCCATGCGACAGGTGCGACACCGCATCCGCGGGAGCGAGCAGCGCGGAGGCGACGAGCGCCTCGTCGCCAAGCTGATCGACGGGCACGGCGCGAGCGACGTCATGCGCGCCGATGTGCGTGCGCCGGAGCTCGCGCAGGTGCCCGCCCGCGCCGAGCGCGCGCCCGACGTCCCGTGCGATGGCGCGGATGTACGTGCCGCTGCCGCACTCCACCTCGAAGACGACATCAGGCAGGTCGATGGAGACGACCTGGAGCGAGTGGATGGTCACGCGCACGGGCGGAAGGTCCACTTCCCCGCCCCGCCGCGCCACGTCGTACATCCGCTCGCCCGCCACTTTCTTGGCCGAGTACGCAGGCGGCACCTGGTCGATCTCGCCCACCTGCGCCATCAGCGCCGCCTCGATCGCTTCAGGGGACACGTCGCGCCACGAATCGGACGACGAGACGACCGTTCCCGTGTGGTCGTCCGTGTCCGTTGACTCGCCCAAGCGCATCGTGGCGAGATAGGTCTTGGGCAGGGGCGTGATGTACTCCGCCAGCCGCGTCGCCGGACCGATACAGACCAGCAGCAGGCCCGAGGCGAAGGGATCCAGCGTCCCCGTGTGCCCCACCTGCTTGATGCGCAGCGCGCGGCGAACCGCGCCCACCACGTCGTGCGAGGTGGGCCCGACGGGCTTGTCTACCGGCAGAACACCGTTCACTCCTGGCCCTCGCCCTCGGCCTGATCGCCCGCCGCCGGCTGCTCCTCGGCCGGCTTCTCGACCGCACCATCCGCGTCGTCGCCAGC
The nucleotide sequence above comes from Longimicrobium sp.. Encoded proteins:
- the truB gene encoding tRNA pseudouridine(55) synthase TruB encodes the protein MNGVLPVDKPVGPTSHDVVGAVRRALRIKQVGHTGTLDPFASGLLLVCIGPATRLAEYITPLPKTYLATMRLGESTDTDDHTGTVVSSSDSWRDVSPEAIEAALMAQVGEIDQVPPAYSAKKVAGERMYDVARRGGEVDLPPVRVTIHSLQVVSIDLPDVVFEVECGSGTYIRAIARDVGRALGAGGHLRELRRTHIGAHDVARAVPVDQLGDEALVASALLAPADAVSHLSHGRVDERGVADLGFGRAVAVDAEIADGETVAVLGPDGALLAIGEAAGGRVRPRKVFVAGA